A region of the Lytechinus pictus isolate F3 Inbred unplaced genomic scaffold, Lp3.0 scaffold_20, whole genome shotgun sequence genome:
acCTCCAGTAGGCCCATGCACCTGACCCAAATCTGGCACTATATGCCTCTTGGTCATACCCTGTGAAATAACTATGTTTCGATCATATCTCCTCGCGCACGGCGATATGCTAATGTAGGAAGTTTTAGTTGAATCAATCTTTGTTCATATGGAAGGTTCTTGACTTCAGGTACCAACTTAGTGGCCCTTCTTTGTACATTTTCTAGTGCTTGAATATGTTTCTTTAAGTATGGACTCCGTACTGCATGAGCATACTCCAAATGAGGTCTAACCAATGCTTTGTATAGGAGTAAGAAGTTTTCCTTGtgaagataaaaaaatgttctccTAATTAGATTCATTAGCCTATTGGCTTTAATTATCTTTGACTGAAAGCGCTGGTCAAAACTAAGCTTTGTGTCGACAATCACTCCTAAATCTTTACTAGTTTTAACTTATGATAGATTATGTGAGGCATTATCATGTGTCATTGTATAGTCATTGAATTCATCAATCTTTTTACCTATTATAAAATGCCAATGGGACTCAAATCAGAATGatacaaaaaattaatgaaCCATATTGTGTAAATTCATAATCGCAAACTAGCATTTATTTTATACAACTCGTCCAAATCTTATGAGATATGGTCCACTGAACGAAGAGATACGAGCCTTCTTTTAGCACTTATTAGAAAACCTCTATATTATGTTAAGTTCTTACGTTGAATAATGTattaattcccccccccccccttcttcctttttcccctttcttcatgttaaaacaatacaaatttGGCCCATAACATGCGGGGCAATACTTCAATGTAAGAACCTATTGTCGAAACTAAGCCCTTAtgacaaagcagcctttgtcgaaaatctgGGAACCGAGACAACAGATCGTGCTAtgattcggagctgacgaaaaataaGTAGCTTGTCCAgtgtccaggacgacactgttCTTTTCATTCACCGATAATACAAAGGCCGTATGGTCATGAGGGCTTTCGACAATAAAATTTCTATGTTGTAGTCCCCATCACGTTTACGAAAACTCCCTTTTTAAATGAAACACAGAGATGAATGGCAGACGTCAGTTCAGTGGAATAAACAAATACACAAAGATCGAACAGAAAGTGCATAAGGgcagatattgatgaaatgtaATTTGGACATGCCAATCTTAAACGAATATGTATTGACTCATCTATCAGCTCATCATTGAAGTAGGCCTGATGACTCTACTTTTCATACAAATTTCATTGCAAGTCCACATGAATGAAGCTCACTTTTATTGACATTCATACAAACGCTTTCGTTTTCACCATGACAGTTCAGGGGCCCTCTTCAtatagctgttcgtaagttaagagcgactttaagaacgatcggtgatcctttcttttgcgctaaaccatcgtcaatgaacattttgatgtataccattcaccactagaaaggatcaccagtcgttctcaaagtcgctcttaacttacgaacatctacatgaaacacccacctggtaatGATAGCTGGCGGATGTACTGCTATACACTGTGTAGAATCGTTAATCCTCCCCTCccaccctctctttctctctctctctctctctctctcacacacacacacacatacacacacacactatacCTAATTTCTGTCTCCTACTTTCGATGGGGCTATATAAAGTGCTTTCCGTACAAGGTAAATTTTACTTCGACGTAACGACGCAGTCACGCTGAACAATTTTTAATTAAGAGGACAATTGtattatttaatttcatgtgGTTTAATCAATTAAAAAGGATCAATCTAAACATGTGGAAGTGGAAAGAATAATGATGTGACATTGCTGAGATGAATACATCAATATATTTTACCCTCTTTTATTAATGCCCGATTCGATACGAAGGAGTAATATAAAACTATCTTGGAATTTAGTTGTTTACTCCTGTCGGCACCTTTTTTTCTGGAAAAATAATCAACTAATTTTCTAACGTGAATATCATCAGGTAATCTATAAACGTGTCTGGTGAGTCCTTAAAGTATGAATAACTTAAGCGTTTCTAGTACAGTTTCAACGCCTGAAGGGCTCAGGCCGCTCAGCTACCTCTCAACCACAATTGTGTATGTCTTATTTGGCGTATTTGGAATCATTGGCAATGGGCTCGTGCTCCTTGTTATTGCCAGAGTCGATGATCTCCAGAGTGTCACAAATCTCTTCATCGCCAACCAATCCCTGATCGATCTATGTACGTCGGTTATCCTAATCGCTACCTATGTTCTACCACTGCCATCACTGCCAAAAGATCGACCAGGTCTGGCTACGTTTATCTGCCGTTACTGGTATAGTAGGTACCCGTTCTGGTCGCTTATCGTAGCTAGTTCTCTCAATCTGGTCTTGATGACACTGGAACGTTTTTGTGCCGTATTTTACCCTATCCGTTTCAGACAACATACTAACTATAAGCTCCTCAAATTCATCGCATTGTTCCCTTGGGCAATAGGGTTTCTTTTTCAGCTCTCGTCGGGGTATTTTGCATCCTTTGATGGTAACGACTGCATACTATCATTCTTCTCCAACCCTGCTTTCAAGAACATCTTTCAACCAGCCGCCATATCTCTGGAATTCATATTGCCTGTTTTTGCGATGGTCGTCGTGTACACAGCGATCTTCATTCGGCTTCGAAACGATGGAATGCGCGCATTCAATCATTCCACGCGAAGCGGGATAAAAGCCAATTCAAAAGCCGCAAACCAGCAACCGCGCATCGCCGATTATCGAAGCAGAGCGAGAATCAACACCATAAAGACACTGCTAATTGTTTCGGcgtttttcattttatgttggTCTACGAATATGATCTTATTCTTCATCTTCAGCTGCTGTGGTGGAGGTGTAGATTTGAACAGCTTGCTCTATAAGATTTCAGTATTTCTTGGTTTTGGAAACATGTGGATAAATcccttcatttattcttttcaatacCGCTGGTTTCAGAAAGGTCTAAGAAGGGTCTTCTGCAAGGGTAACAGAAAGAGCAACACTGAAGCGGTACAAACAATATCAAAAGCTCGAAATCAGACAAGTGAAACGGTGTCTCTTTAAATTCATCAGCTAAAGATAAGAAGGGGCACACATCTTCATCCAGCCCTCGTTTAATTAGTCACAAGTAGTAGTTATAATAATACTAGAGGTATAGTGGTACGGGgattaatagtagtagtagtagaagaagttcagggctccgtcttacaaagagttacgattgattcgatcaatctcaaatccaataatgtcatatatttttttgtacaggATATTTGCACACTGTCCTTTGTAAGCAAAGAGAAGTCCacttaattttgaattttcaagaaaacgatgaatgtatgaatacacattatatctagaaaatattttgaacaaata
Encoded here:
- the LOC129282842 gene encoding galanin receptor 2a-like; its protein translation is MNNLSVSSTVSTPEGLRPLSYLSTTIVYVLFGVFGIIGNGLVLLVIARVDDLQSVTNLFIANQSLIDLCTSVILIATYVLPLPSLPKDRPGLATFICRYWYSRYPFWSLIVASSLNLVLMTLERFCAVFYPIRFRQHTNYKLLKFIALFPWAIGFLFQLSSGYFASFDGNDCILSFFSNPAFKNIFQPAAISLEFILPVFAMVVVYTAIFIRLRNDGMRAFNHSTRSGIKANSKAANQQPRIADYRSRARINTIKTLLIVSAFFILCWSTNMILFFIFSCCGGGVDLNSLLYKISVFLGFGNMWINPFIYSFQYRWFQKGLRRVFCKGNRKSNTEAVQTISKARNQTSETVSL